A region of Polynucleobacter sp. JS-Mosq-20-D10 DNA encodes the following proteins:
- a CDS encoding UxaA family hydrolase has product MTNLKDATFLGYRRENGRMGIRNHVLILPLDDLSNAACEAVANNIKGTMAIPHSYGRLQFGADLDLHFRTLIGTGSNPNVAAVVVIGIEPQWTKIIVDGIKASGKPVEGFWIEGNGDTATIASASKAAYNMMKHASKQKRVSAPLSELWVSTKCGESDTTSGCGANPTVGDAFDKLYAIGSTMVFGETTELTGGEHLVEARCRTPEVKKKFREMFDRYQDVIERHKTSDLSDSQPTKGNIAGGLTTIEEKALGNIQKIGKKCIVDSVLDKGEEPKIPGLHFMDSSSAAAEMVTLCAAAGFTAHFFPTGQGNVIGNAILPVIKICANPKTVRTMGEHIDVDVSGLLRREENMDQAGDKLLDCLKRTADGELTASEILGHREFVLTRLYESA; this is encoded by the coding sequence ATGACTAATTTGAAAGACGCGACCTTTTTAGGTTATCGCCGTGAAAACGGCCGCATGGGTATTCGTAATCATGTATTGATTTTGCCTTTGGATGACTTATCTAATGCAGCCTGTGAAGCAGTAGCCAACAATATCAAAGGAACGATGGCAATTCCTCACTCCTATGGTCGTTTACAGTTCGGAGCTGACTTGGATTTACACTTTCGCACCTTAATTGGTACGGGTTCCAATCCGAATGTAGCTGCTGTAGTGGTTATCGGTATTGAACCGCAGTGGACAAAAATTATCGTTGATGGCATCAAGGCATCAGGTAAGCCAGTTGAGGGATTCTGGATTGAAGGTAATGGCGACACAGCAACCATTGCTTCCGCTAGTAAAGCTGCCTACAACATGATGAAGCATGCATCTAAGCAAAAACGTGTTTCCGCTCCATTGTCTGAGCTATGGGTTTCCACAAAATGCGGTGAATCCGATACTACCTCTGGATGTGGTGCAAACCCAACCGTAGGTGATGCTTTTGATAAGTTGTATGCAATTGGCTCCACCATGGTGTTTGGTGAAACTACGGAGTTAACTGGTGGCGAGCATTTGGTTGAAGCGCGTTGCCGTACCCCTGAAGTGAAGAAAAAGTTCCGCGAAATGTTTGATCGCTACCAGGATGTGATTGAGCGTCATAAGACGAGCGATCTGTCTGACTCTCAGCCGACCAAAGGGAATATTGCAGGTGGTTTAACAACCATCGAAGAAAAGGCTTTGGGCAATATCCAAAAAATTGGTAAAAAATGTATTGTGGATAGCGTGCTGGATAAGGGTGAAGAGCCGAAGATTCCTGGATTGCATTTTATGGACTCATCATCAGCTGCCGCTGAAATGGTCACCCTGTGCGCAGCAGCTGGTTTTACTGCCCACTTCTTCCCAACGGGTCAGGGTAATGTGATCGGCAATGCAATTCTTCCAGTAATTAAGATTTGCGCCAATCCAAAGACTGTTCGTACTATGGGTGAGCATATCGACGTTGATGTGTCTGGCTTATTACGTCGCGAAGAGAACATGGATCAGGCGGGAGATAAGCTATTGGATTGCTTGAAACGCACAGCTGATGGTGAGTTGACTGCTTCTGAAATTCTCGGTCACCGTGAGTTTGTATTAACTCGTTTATACGAATCAGCATAA
- a CDS encoding Ldh family oxidoreductase yields the protein MNLTYPEILALAHLGLQAAGINSKAAYETAQFLALAELDGLASHGLARVPQYAAHAKNGRIELDPKLSVRPFKTAAALVDACDGLAFPALRFATDLSVNLASKNGLGLVAVTNSHHFGVAGHYVEAAARAGYASLLFGNTPAAMPMVGGTKAIFGTNPLAAAFPTASGDPLVIDMSLSAVARGKLLVAAKNGQSIPEGWALTVDGKPTTDPQEGLKGLMLPLGGDKGALLALIVELLVVGLSGSRFSYEADSFFDPQGNRPRIGQLILTIDTGLAGKSVFASRIQDFIKVLSVDPGIRLPGQRRFKQRATGFSGGVTVSDVVVEEIQTGIRQSWTE from the coding sequence ATGAACTTAACCTATCCAGAGATTCTTGCCTTGGCACATTTAGGTCTTCAGGCTGCCGGGATCAATTCAAAAGCAGCTTATGAGACCGCACAGTTTCTGGCGCTGGCGGAGTTAGATGGGCTAGCCTCGCATGGCTTGGCGAGAGTTCCCCAATATGCTGCGCATGCAAAAAATGGCCGCATTGAATTAGATCCCAAGTTAAGCGTCCGTCCATTTAAAACGGCGGCTGCTTTGGTTGATGCGTGTGATGGTCTGGCTTTTCCTGCACTTCGGTTTGCAACCGACCTGTCTGTCAATCTAGCCTCAAAAAATGGTCTTGGTTTGGTAGCTGTTACCAATAGTCATCATTTTGGTGTTGCAGGGCATTATGTTGAGGCTGCGGCACGAGCTGGTTACGCCTCTCTGTTATTTGGAAATACTCCAGCTGCGATGCCTATGGTTGGCGGTACGAAAGCAATCTTTGGGACTAACCCACTAGCCGCAGCTTTTCCCACCGCCAGCGGCGACCCTTTAGTTATAGACATGTCACTCTCTGCGGTAGCCCGCGGAAAATTGTTGGTTGCGGCAAAAAATGGTCAATCGATTCCAGAAGGGTGGGCATTGACTGTGGATGGTAAGCCAACTACTGACCCACAAGAAGGCTTAAAGGGTTTAATGCTCCCTTTGGGTGGTGATAAAGGAGCTTTGCTTGCCCTCATCGTTGAATTGCTGGTCGTCGGGCTTTCAGGAAGCCGCTTTTCTTATGAAGCAGATTCCTTTTTTGATCCTCAAGGCAATCGCCCGCGCATTGGTCAGCTGATATTGACTATTGATACCGGTTTAGCAGGTAAATCTGTTTTTGCCAGTCGAATCCAAGACTTCATCAAGGTCTTAAGTGTCGATCCAGGAATTCGTCTTCCTGGACAGCGTCGTTTTAAGCAGCGTGCTACAGGATTTAGTGGTGGCGTCACAGTTTCAGATGTGGTTGTGGAAGAAATTCAGACTGGCATTCGCCAGTCATGGACTGAGTAG
- a CDS encoding GntR family transcriptional regulator, whose protein sequence is MRNLTAYEEVKQKITEDLVRGRYPMGQALPAEKDLSKELDVSIGTLRKAVDELVAEGIVVRRQGRGTYVVEHDLKRLLYYFFHIVKHDAEKKIYPKVELVSLNSATANKEEASKLEIKEGAPVWRITNRLSLEGQCVMIDQITLDKKRFKELTRADFIDRKGSIYQMYQMEYGQTVVRSSERLRAGLAGKQHAEWLGLNPESPVLVIRRVALGIQDEPLEWRVSTLNTTQHEYFSELVA, encoded by the coding sequence ATGAGAAACCTGACCGCTTACGAGGAAGTGAAGCAAAAGATTACCGAGGATCTGGTCAGGGGTCGATATCCTATGGGGCAGGCGTTACCTGCCGAAAAGGACTTATCAAAAGAGTTAGATGTATCTATAGGTACCCTGCGCAAAGCGGTGGACGAGTTGGTTGCGGAAGGTATCGTAGTTCGACGCCAAGGCAGGGGAACCTATGTTGTTGAGCATGATCTCAAAAGACTTTTGTATTATTTTTTCCACATTGTTAAACACGATGCTGAGAAAAAGATTTACCCAAAAGTTGAGTTAGTCTCTTTAAATAGCGCCACTGCTAATAAGGAGGAGGCGAGTAAGTTAGAAATAAAAGAAGGTGCCCCAGTTTGGAGGATTACCAATCGCCTGTCATTGGAAGGGCAGTGTGTCATGATCGATCAGATCACGCTAGATAAAAAGCGGTTTAAGGAATTAACCCGTGCAGACTTTATTGACCGCAAGGGCAGTATTTATCAGATGTATCAAATGGAATATGGCCAGACCGTTGTGCGAAGTAGTGAGCGTTTGCGTGCTGGCTTAGCAGGGAAGCAACATGCTGAATGGCTTGGATTAAATCCAGAGTCTCCCGTCCTGGTGATAAGAAGAGTGGCACTGGGCATTCAGGATGAGCCTCTAGAGTGGCGCGTTTCCACTTTAAATACTACTCAACATGAGTATTTCAGTGAGCTAGTAGCTTAG
- a CDS encoding ferredoxin--NADP reductase, which yields MAAYNTETVLTVHHWNDTLFSFTTTRNKGLRFRSGHFLMIGLEVEGKPLVRAYSVASPNYEEHLEFLSIKVQDGPLTSRLQKVQVGDPILVSEKSVGTLVIDDLNPGKHLYLFSTGTGLAPFMSIIRDPDTYEKFEKVVLIHGVRLVSELAYGDYIKEELTQDEYIGEIIREKLIYYPTVTREAFKHTGRLTTAIESGQLFKDIGLPPLDPAVDRAMICGSPSMLKETAEMLDSKGFKVSPSLGQLGDYVFERAFVEK from the coding sequence ATGGCCGCTTACAACACTGAAACTGTCCTCACCGTTCATCACTGGAATGACACCCTGTTTAGCTTCACTACCACCAGAAATAAAGGTTTACGCTTTCGTAGCGGCCATTTTTTGATGATTGGTTTGGAAGTTGAAGGCAAGCCATTAGTTCGCGCCTACAGTGTGGCGAGCCCTAATTATGAAGAGCATTTAGAGTTTTTAAGCATCAAAGTTCAAGATGGCCCCCTCACCTCTCGTCTTCAGAAGGTTCAGGTGGGTGACCCCATTTTGGTGAGCGAGAAATCCGTGGGCACCTTAGTGATTGATGACTTAAACCCAGGAAAACACCTCTACTTATTTAGTACCGGGACAGGGTTAGCGCCCTTTATGAGCATTATTCGTGATCCGGATACTTATGAGAAGTTTGAAAAAGTAGTCTTGATTCATGGTGTTCGTTTGGTAAGCGAGCTGGCTTATGGTGATTACATTAAAGAGGAACTCACTCAAGACGAATACATTGGTGAAATCATTCGCGAGAAATTAATCTACTACCCAACAGTGACACGCGAAGCTTTTAAGCACACTGGCCGCTTAACTACTGCGATTGAATCAGGCCAACTATTTAAAGATATTGGCCTACCCCCATTAGATCCAGCAGTCGATCGCGCTATGATCTGCGGTAGCCCATCGATGCTCAAAGAAACTGCTGAGATGCTTGATTCCAAAGGTTTCAAGGTGTCTCCTAGCCTTGGTCAATTAGGCGACTACGTATTTGAGCGCGCATTCGTAGAAAAATAA
- a CDS encoding c-type cytochrome, giving the protein MVVKSFVKLTLAFALSGVLVACSSGYYATGPVGLGKSVTENQIKAWNIDVGPSGAGLPSGSGTAVTGEIIYQQKCASCHGDKGQGGIANRLVGGGNLNTDKPVKTVGSFWPYATTIFDYVKRAMPHQAPQSLTDDQVYALTAYILYMNKIVSKDEVMNAKSLPLVKMPNRDGFIPIVR; this is encoded by the coding sequence ATGGTCGTTAAATCTTTTGTGAAACTGACTCTGGCTTTTGCATTGTCTGGAGTTTTAGTGGCTTGCTCGAGTGGATATTATGCTACTGGACCAGTTGGTCTTGGTAAGTCTGTTACCGAAAATCAAATCAAAGCATGGAATATTGATGTTGGGCCAAGTGGAGCAGGTTTGCCCTCTGGATCTGGTACGGCTGTAACTGGTGAAATCATTTACCAGCAAAAATGCGCATCCTGCCATGGAGACAAAGGGCAAGGCGGAATTGCTAACCGATTAGTTGGTGGCGGTAACTTAAATACAGACAAGCCTGTTAAAACTGTTGGTAGTTTTTGGCCTTACGCTACAACTATATTTGACTATGTAAAGCGAGCCATGCCACATCAGGCGCCGCAATCGCTGACAGATGATCAGGTGTATGCCTTAACTGCCTACATCTTGTATATGAATAAGATTGTTTCAAAGGATGAGGTAATGAATGCAAAGTCATTACCGTTGGTAAAGATGCCGAATCGAGATGGGTTTATTCCAATCGTAAGATAA
- a CDS encoding isoprenylcysteine carboxylmethyltransferase family protein, which produces MSPLPHQSIFARGAWYVVVQGILIGLLLCGPKGSLLISSEPIASILQSCGIAIGLLACLIMVIAVINLGKNLTPLPCPKENAVLIQNGLYQFVRHPIYFGVLLAALAWLLIFPGIYVLIYAISLFFLFDIKARREEVWLVERFPDYRDYQLRVKKLIPAIY; this is translated from the coding sequence ATGAGTCCATTGCCACATCAATCGATCTTTGCGAGAGGCGCATGGTATGTGGTGGTGCAGGGCATTCTGATTGGCCTTCTCTTATGTGGCCCTAAAGGCTCTCTTTTAATCAGCTCAGAACCAATTGCTTCTATTCTGCAATCCTGTGGCATTGCCATTGGATTACTAGCTTGTTTGATCATGGTAATTGCCGTCATTAATCTCGGTAAAAATCTCACCCCTTTACCTTGCCCAAAAGAGAATGCTGTTCTGATTCAGAATGGCTTATATCAATTTGTACGGCACCCGATCTACTTTGGGGTGCTCTTAGCAGCACTTGCTTGGCTACTCATCTTCCCCGGCATTTATGTATTGATCTATGCCATTAGCCTATTTTTCTTATTTGATATCAAGGCGAGGCGGGAAGAGGTCTGGCTGGTAGAGCGTTTTCCAGATTACCGAGACTATCAGCTTAGGGTCAAAAAGTTAATTCCTGCTATCTATTAA
- the lysS gene encoding lysine--tRNA ligase encodes MNDPVNSTPHQAAATEVVDENHIIAERREKLAKLREGGIAFPNDFVPTHLAADLHTHYDSLTKEELAAKKVHVKVAGRMVLKRVMGKASFATIQDRSGQIQFYINDEISGADIHGAFKHWDMGDFISAEGNLFKTNKGELSVECSKLRLLSKSLRPLPDKFHGLSDLETKYRQRYVDLIVNPESRNTFRARSNTIASLRRHMLDADFMEVETPMLHPIPGGATAKPFTTHHNALDMQMFLRIAPELYLKRLVVGGFERVFEINRNFRNEGVSPRHNPEFTMMEFYAAYTDYRWLMDFTESLIRAAAMDAQGTAVLTHQGRELDLSKPFQRLTITEAILKYCGQSNKSYEVAQLEDAAFIRAELKKGGENPDSPTLKNAGIGALQLALFELVAESHLWEPTYIIDYPIEVSPLARESDTRPGITERFELFITGREIANGFSELNDAEDQANRFRKQVEQKEAGDEEAMYFDHDFIRALEYGMPPTGGCGIGIDRLVMLLTDVPNIRDVILFPHLRREEE; translated from the coding sequence ATGAACGATCCAGTGAATTCAACTCCTCACCAAGCTGCAGCTACTGAAGTTGTAGATGAAAACCACATCATCGCCGAGCGTCGCGAGAAATTAGCCAAGCTACGTGAAGGTGGCATCGCATTTCCGAACGACTTCGTACCGACCCACTTAGCAGCAGATCTGCATACTCACTACGACAGCCTCACCAAAGAGGAATTAGCCGCCAAGAAGGTGCATGTCAAAGTGGCTGGCCGCATGGTACTCAAACGGGTGATGGGTAAGGCAAGCTTTGCCACCATTCAAGATCGTAGTGGCCAGATTCAGTTCTACATTAATGATGAAATCAGTGGTGCCGATATTCATGGTGCATTTAAGCACTGGGATATGGGTGACTTTATCTCCGCTGAGGGCAATTTATTTAAGACCAATAAAGGCGAGCTCTCCGTTGAATGTAGCAAGCTGCGCCTGCTGAGCAAGTCTTTACGTCCATTGCCAGATAAGTTCCATGGTTTATCGGACCTAGAGACCAAGTATCGCCAACGTTACGTTGACTTGATCGTCAATCCAGAAAGTCGCAATACTTTCAGGGCACGTAGCAATACGATTGCCTCCTTGCGTCGCCATATGCTTGATGCAGACTTTATGGAAGTAGAAACACCAATGCTCCATCCGATTCCTGGTGGCGCAACTGCTAAACCCTTCACTACGCACCACAATGCTTTAGACATGCAAATGTTCTTGCGTATTGCACCAGAGTTGTATTTGAAGCGCTTAGTAGTGGGTGGCTTTGAGCGTGTGTTTGAAATTAACCGTAATTTCCGCAATGAGGGCGTGAGCCCACGACATAATCCAGAATTCACGATGATGGAATTCTATGCAGCCTATACCGATTACCGTTGGTTGATGGATTTTACGGAGAGCTTAATTCGCGCTGCTGCAATGGATGCACAAGGTACTGCTGTACTAACCCACCAAGGTCGTGAGCTGGATCTGAGCAAGCCCTTCCAGCGCTTAACGATTACTGAAGCCATCTTGAAATACTGTGGCCAGTCAAACAAGAGTTATGAAGTGGCTCAGTTAGAAGACGCTGCATTCATCCGCGCTGAACTGAAAAAAGGTGGCGAGAATCCAGACTCCCCTACACTCAAGAATGCTGGTATTGGCGCTCTTCAATTAGCGCTTTTTGAATTAGTTGCCGAGTCACACCTATGGGAGCCAACTTACATTATCGATTACCCAATCGAAGTCAGTCCTCTTGCCCGTGAATCGGATACCCGCCCTGGTATTACCGAGCGCTTTGAATTATTCATTACCGGTCGTGAAATTGCCAACGGCTTCTCAGAGTTAAATGATGCGGAAGATCAAGCCAATCGCTTCCGTAAGCAAGTAGAGCAAAAAGAAGCAGGTGATGAAGAGGCAATGTACTTTGACCATGACTTCATTCGCGCGCTGGAATACGGTATGCCTCCGACTGGTGGTTGCGGTATAGGCATTGATCGCTTAGTTATGCTACTAACTGACGTGCCTAATATTCGTGATGTGATTTTGTTCCCACATCTGCGTCGTGAAGAAGAGTAA
- a CDS encoding SAF domain-containing protein, with the protein MIHFVVHEPADGVGVVVVEGVKAGTDLIGWVMDGDLTLNIKSESDIPIGHKISLNDFKPGDTVMKYGVDIGKVVAPIKKGEHLHVQNVKTKRW; encoded by the coding sequence ATGATCCACTTTGTCGTGCATGAGCCAGCAGATGGCGTAGGTGTAGTAGTAGTTGAGGGTGTCAAGGCCGGAACTGACTTAATTGGTTGGGTAATGGATGGCGACCTTACTTTGAATATCAAGTCTGAAAGCGATATTCCGATTGGTCACAAAATTTCATTGAACGATTTCAAACCAGGTGACACGGTCATGAAATACGGCGTTGATATTGGCAAGGTAGTGGCCCCAATCAAAAAGGGCGAGCACCTTCACGTCCAAAACGTAAAAACTAAGCGCTGGTAA
- the soxC gene encoding sulfite dehydrogenase, translated as MSDKDNLPSRRKFLKNSAGLGAGLSAALASSTTLAQASASEFLEVDPWTKVQGSTFINPPYGLPSKYEKNVVRVLPSPAPTFLTGSRTPLQNLHGIITPNGLFFERHHAGVPDINPDLHRLAIHGMVDRPLMLTMEDIVRFPSESRIYFLECSGNSAAELKKATGKTAQEIHGLLSCCEWTGVRLSTIFQECGVQPGATWALAEGADGAAMTRSIPMSKMMDDALLVYAQNGEMLRAEQGYPLRLLLPGFEGNMSIKWLRRLKLGSEPWQTREETSAYTDLQADGKALQFTFAMDVKSVITQPSGMMKLKSKGFYEVSGVAWSGNGKIKRVEVSTDGGKSWADAILQEPVMDKSLVRFRYPWVWNGEPTVFMSRAIDSSGDTQPSMEALLKAKSPNSFYHNNAIQPWRVAANGEITNGR; from the coding sequence ATGTCGGATAAAGACAATCTTCCTAGCCGTCGAAAGTTTCTAAAAAATTCTGCTGGCCTTGGCGCGGGACTCAGCGCTGCACTAGCCTCTAGTACCACATTGGCTCAAGCCTCAGCTAGTGAATTTTTAGAGGTAGACCCATGGACCAAAGTGCAGGGCTCCACCTTTATCAATCCGCCTTATGGTCTCCCCTCAAAATATGAAAAGAATGTAGTTCGAGTCTTGCCGTCTCCTGCACCTACTTTTTTAACGGGGTCCAGAACACCGTTGCAAAATTTGCATGGCATCATCACGCCAAATGGACTCTTCTTTGAGAGGCATCATGCTGGTGTACCCGATATCAATCCTGATCTGCATCGCTTAGCCATTCATGGCATGGTTGATAGACCCCTGATGTTGACCATGGAAGACATCGTTCGTTTTCCGTCAGAATCTCGTATTTATTTTTTGGAATGCTCCGGTAATAGTGCTGCTGAATTAAAGAAGGCAACCGGTAAAACCGCTCAGGAAATTCATGGGCTACTTTCTTGTTGTGAGTGGACCGGCGTTCGTCTCTCGACCATCTTTCAAGAATGCGGAGTCCAGCCTGGTGCTACATGGGCCTTAGCAGAGGGTGCTGATGGCGCTGCAATGACTCGCAGTATTCCGATGAGCAAAATGATGGATGATGCGCTTTTGGTTTATGCCCAAAATGGTGAGATGTTGCGGGCTGAGCAGGGTTATCCTCTGCGTCTATTGTTGCCGGGCTTTGAAGGGAACATGAGTATTAAGTGGCTGAGACGCCTTAAATTGGGCTCTGAACCCTGGCAAACTCGTGAAGAAACATCGGCTTATACCGACTTGCAAGCTGATGGCAAGGCCCTTCAATTTACTTTCGCTATGGATGTAAAGTCTGTCATCACGCAACCATCTGGCATGATGAAACTCAAGTCCAAGGGATTCTATGAAGTTTCGGGCGTTGCTTGGTCTGGTAACGGAAAGATTAAAAGGGTCGAAGTATCAACGGACGGTGGAAAGTCTTGGGCTGATGCTATCTTGCAAGAGCCAGTCATGGATAAATCTTTGGTGCGCTTCCGCTATCCCTGGGTTTGGAATGGTGAACCAACTGTGTTCATGAGTCGAGCGATTGACTCTAGTGGTGACACTCAGCCAAGCATGGAGGCCTTATTAAAGGCAAAAAGTCCGAATAGCTTCTATCACAACAATGCAATTCAGCCATGGCGTGTTGCTGCTAATGGGGAGATTACAAATGGTCGTTAA
- a CDS encoding OsmC family protein: MSGEPSVRLVQQADYQFAIYYNEERDPIYGDEPPPLGGSQGATPSQFLLAGVANCLSDSLLFALRKFKQNPEPIETKASCEIGRNAENRLRILVINVEIRIGVPGNSLENLERVLAQFQDFCTVSSSVSLGIPVNVTVIDSESVKLYPAI, translated from the coding sequence ATGAGTGGCGAACCCTCTGTAAGACTAGTTCAGCAAGCCGATTATCAATTTGCGATTTATTACAACGAAGAGCGTGATCCCATTTATGGAGATGAGCCGCCACCCCTTGGAGGATCGCAAGGTGCTACACCATCACAGTTCTTGTTGGCAGGTGTAGCTAATTGCCTGTCTGATTCGCTACTCTTTGCGCTCAGAAAGTTTAAGCAAAATCCCGAGCCAATCGAAACGAAGGCCAGTTGCGAAATCGGTAGAAACGCAGAAAACCGTTTACGTATATTGGTCATCAATGTAGAGATTCGGATTGGCGTTCCGGGAAATAGCCTTGAGAATCTCGAGCGTGTATTGGCGCAGTTTCAGGATTTCTGCACCGTATCCTCTAGCGTGAGTCTTGGTATTCCGGTTAATGTGACCGTAATTGATAGTGAGAGCGTAAAGTTATATCCAGCCATTTAA
- the prfB gene encoding peptide chain release factor 2 (programmed frameshift), with amino-acid sequence MEAEQLNIISNTLSDLLTREQALRGYLDFEVKSRRLTEVNSILEDPTIWDDQKKAQALGKEKKLLDGVVATLTDLNSNITGALELFDMAKEESDFETIGAIEQDVESYSKIIHDLEFRRMFHNEMDSCNCFIDVQAGAGGTEACDWASILLRQYLKYCERKGYKTEILEESDGDVAGIKSATIKVDGEYAYGHLRSETGVHRLVRKSPFDSSNGRHTSFASIYVYPEIDDSIEIDVNPADIRTDTYRASGAGGQHINKTDSAVRLTHLPTGIVVQCQNDRSQHRNRAEAMTMLKSRLYEHEMQKRRAEQDKLEASKTDVGWGHQIRSYVLDQSRIKDLRTNVEISNTQKVLDGDLDAFIEASLKQGV; translated from the exons ATGGAAGCCGAACAACTCAACATTATTTCAAATACCCTGTCCGATCTGCTCACCCGTGAGCAAGCACTTCGGGGGTATCTT GACTTCGAAGTAAAGTCACGACGCCTTACTGAAGTTAATTCTATTCTTGAAGATCCCACCATTTGGGATGATCAAAAGAAAGCGCAAGCCCTCGGCAAAGAGAAGAAATTGCTTGATGGTGTCGTTGCCACACTCACTGATTTAAATAGCAATATCACTGGTGCCCTCGAATTATTCGACATGGCTAAAGAAGAGAGTGATTTTGAAACGATTGGCGCTATCGAACAAGACGTTGAAAGCTATAGCAAGATCATTCATGATCTCGAGTTCCGCCGTATGTTCCATAACGAAATGGATTCCTGTAATTGCTTTATCGATGTTCAAGCGGGCGCCGGTGGAACAGAGGCTTGCGACTGGGCCAGCATACTTCTGCGCCAATACCTTAAATATTGCGAGCGCAAAGGCTACAAGACAGAAATCCTAGAAGAATCCGATGGTGATGTTGCCGGCATCAAGAGCGCCACTATCAAGGTAGATGGTGAATATGCTTACGGGCACCTGCGCTCAGAAACTGGTGTGCACCGCTTAGTGCGCAAGTCACCCTTTGACTCCTCTAATGGTCGCCATACTTCTTTTGCCAGTATCTACGTATACCCGGAGATTGATGACTCGATTGAGATTGACGTTAATCCAGCCGATATTCGTACCGACACCTATCGCGCCTCTGGTGCGGGTGGTCAGCACATTAATAAAACCGACTCTGCTGTTCGCTTAACCCACCTGCCCACCGGGATCGTGGTGCAGTGTCAGAATGACCGAAGTCAGCACCGCAACAGGGCTGAGGCGATGACGATGCTGAAATCACGTCTATATGAACACGAGATGCAAAAACGTCGTGCAGAACAGGATAAGCTTGAAGCCAGTAAAACTGATGTGGGCTGGGGTCATCAGATCCGCTCTTATGTGCTAGACCAGAGTCGCATCAAAGACTTACGTACTAACGTTGAGATCTCGAATACACAAAAAGTATTAGACGGTGATCTTGATGCCTTTATTGAAGCCAGCCTGAAGCAAGGCGTTTGA
- a CDS encoding YeiH family protein, with protein sequence MLTTARKNIPGLLVCLVIAMSTSFLSENYGGPQLLYALLIGLSLHFLYLNEAVKPGIDFCGKTVLRLGVAFLGIRITFADIGAIGLNTGLMVMFAVAATVALGYFLAKFLKLSPDFGLIAGGSVGICGASAALAVASVLPKTKENERFTLLVVVGVTVLSTIAMVVYPFALQLLNITALPAGIFLGATIHDVAQVVAAGMLFGPEAGDVATVVKLFRVALLLPVVLFISIFFGAEKSSQPLGWGSLRLIPTFLLGFVALSVVASMQILPSSVTQSIGGVSRWMLVIAIGAAGLKTNFQELAKLGWQPVVMLLVETLFIASIGLIFIFNLA encoded by the coding sequence ATGTTGACTACTGCTCGGAAGAATATTCCAGGACTTTTAGTTTGCCTGGTGATTGCTATGTCGACCAGTTTTCTTTCTGAGAATTATGGTGGCCCACAGTTGTTGTATGCATTACTGATTGGTTTGTCGCTCCATTTTCTATATCTCAATGAGGCTGTAAAGCCAGGAATTGATTTTTGTGGCAAAACGGTTTTACGTTTGGGCGTTGCATTTCTAGGTATTCGGATTACATTTGCTGATATTGGCGCAATCGGTTTGAATACCGGATTAATGGTGATGTTTGCAGTTGCTGCTACGGTAGCCCTTGGATATTTCCTTGCTAAATTCTTAAAGCTGTCTCCAGACTTTGGATTGATTGCGGGCGGATCAGTTGGTATTTGCGGAGCTTCAGCGGCCTTAGCAGTAGCTTCAGTTCTGCCAAAAACAAAAGAGAATGAGCGATTTACTCTACTTGTAGTAGTTGGGGTAACCGTTCTCTCCACTATTGCCATGGTGGTGTACCCCTTCGCGTTGCAGTTGCTCAATATCACTGCCTTACCTGCAGGCATCTTTCTGGGAGCTACCATTCATGATGTGGCGCAGGTAGTTGCTGCAGGCATGTTATTTGGCCCTGAGGCAGGTGATGTAGCGACTGTTGTTAAGCTTTTCCGTGTCGCTCTTTTGTTGCCTGTCGTTTTATTTATCTCTATTTTCTTTGGTGCTGAAAAATCATCTCAGCCCTTAGGCTGGGGCAGCCTACGTCTGATACCAACCTTCTTATTGGGGTTTGTGGCGCTATCAGTTGTTGCATCTATGCAGATTTTGCCAAGCTCCGTTACCCAATCTATTGGGGGAGTATCTCGCTGGATGTTGGTGATTGCTATTGGTGCGGCTGGACTAAAAACAAACTTTCAGGAGTTGGCAAAGTTAGGTTGGCAACCGGTAGTCATGTTGCTAGTGGAAACCCTATTTATTGCTTCAATCGGCTTAATATTTATTTTCAATCTTGCTTAA